The Sebastes fasciatus isolate fSebFas1 chromosome 13, fSebFas1.pri, whole genome shotgun sequence genome includes a region encoding these proteins:
- the eef2kmt gene encoding protein-lysine N-methyltransferase EEF2KMT isoform X1, with amino-acid sequence MGKWEVNTDTLTMEHSEQNRTSDSKGMNKTDILRDFQVSFFAMSRLVSFPWTFLEKDLESNKSSDLISDILKQTCLHSLSRTFPPSFRYRKLFLSELIRRQEAAGCDPLDELYDALAVVVGAEDTTECYKSYLLPSGDAVSLLENVALISEGTTGLVTWEAALYLAEWALDHRHTFTGRTVLELGSGVGLTGITICRSCSPNQYVFSDCHPGVLQKLRDNVRLNGLMSPTVAVEEMDWMTATEEQIRQIGGDAVIAADVVYDPDVVESLVKLLSKILRCLSPEVFICSTIRNQETYSGFKQHLEKAGIRHHVITGAVSHVFPYNRVSAIEIIQLSQL; translated from the exons ATGGGTAAGTGGGAAGTAAACACAGACACGTTGACCATGGAGCATTCAGAGCAGAACCGAACCTCAGACAGTAAAGGAATGAATAAGACGGATATTTTACGGGACTTTCAGGTGTCTTTTTTCGCAATGAGTCGTCTGGTTTCATTTCCCTGGACC tttttagaaAAAGACCTTGAAAGCAACAAATCGTCAGACCTGATATCAGACATCCTAAAACAG ACGTGTCTTCACTCTCTGAGCCGGACGTTTCCTCCATCATTCAGATACAGGAAGCTGTTCCTTTCTGAGCTCATCAGACGG CAGGAGGCTGCAGGCTGCGATCCTCTGGACGAGCTGTACGACGCTCTGGCTGTAGTGGTGGGAGCCGAAGACACAACCGAGTGCTACAAGAGCTACTTACTG CCTAGCGGTGATGCCGTCAGCCTGTTGGAAAACGTAGCTCTGATCTCAGAGGGGACCACGGGCCTGGTGACCTGGGAGGCCGCCCTCTACCTGGCAGAGTGGGCTCTGGATCACCGGCACACCTTCACTGGCAG GACGGTTCTGGAGCTGGGCAGCGGTGTGGGGTTGACCGGCATCACCATCTGTCGCTCCTGCAGCCCAAACCAATACGTTTTCAGTGACTGTCACCCCGGAGTCCTGCAGAAGCTGAGAGACAACGTCCGACTGAACGGTCTGATGTCTCCCACAGTCGCCGTGGAGGAGATGGACTGGATGACGGCGACGGAGGAACAGATCAGACAGATCGGGGGCGACGCCGTCATCGCTGCAG ATGTGGTGTATGACCCAGACGTTGTGGAGAGTCTAGTGAAGCTGCTGTCCAAGATCCTTAGGTGTTTGTCTCCTGAAGTCTTCATCTGTTCCACTATAAGAAACCAGGAGACGTACAGCGGCTTTAAGCAGCACCTCG AAAAAGCAGGAATCCGCCATCATGTGATCACAGGAGCCGTCAGCCATGTGTTTCCTTACAACCGAGTCTCTGCTATAGAAATTATTCAACTGTCACAACTGTAG
- the eef2kmt gene encoding protein-lysine N-methyltransferase EEF2KMT isoform X2: MGKWEVNTDTLTMEHSEQNRTSDSKGMNKTDILRDFQVSFFAMSRLVSFPWTFLEKDLESNKSSDLISDILKQTCLHSLSRTFPPSFRYRKLFLSELIRREAAGCDPLDELYDALAVVVGAEDTTECYKSYLLPSGDAVSLLENVALISEGTTGLVTWEAALYLAEWALDHRHTFTGRTVLELGSGVGLTGITICRSCSPNQYVFSDCHPGVLQKLRDNVRLNGLMSPTVAVEEMDWMTATEEQIRQIGGDAVIAADVVYDPDVVESLVKLLSKILRCLSPEVFICSTIRNQETYSGFKQHLEKAGIRHHVITGAVSHVFPYNRVSAIEIIQLSQL, translated from the exons ATGGGTAAGTGGGAAGTAAACACAGACACGTTGACCATGGAGCATTCAGAGCAGAACCGAACCTCAGACAGTAAAGGAATGAATAAGACGGATATTTTACGGGACTTTCAGGTGTCTTTTTTCGCAATGAGTCGTCTGGTTTCATTTCCCTGGACC tttttagaaAAAGACCTTGAAAGCAACAAATCGTCAGACCTGATATCAGACATCCTAAAACAG ACGTGTCTTCACTCTCTGAGCCGGACGTTTCCTCCATCATTCAGATACAGGAAGCTGTTCCTTTCTGAGCTCATCAGACGG GAGGCTGCAGGCTGCGATCCTCTGGACGAGCTGTACGACGCTCTGGCTGTAGTGGTGGGAGCCGAAGACACAACCGAGTGCTACAAGAGCTACTTACTG CCTAGCGGTGATGCCGTCAGCCTGTTGGAAAACGTAGCTCTGATCTCAGAGGGGACCACGGGCCTGGTGACCTGGGAGGCCGCCCTCTACCTGGCAGAGTGGGCTCTGGATCACCGGCACACCTTCACTGGCAG GACGGTTCTGGAGCTGGGCAGCGGTGTGGGGTTGACCGGCATCACCATCTGTCGCTCCTGCAGCCCAAACCAATACGTTTTCAGTGACTGTCACCCCGGAGTCCTGCAGAAGCTGAGAGACAACGTCCGACTGAACGGTCTGATGTCTCCCACAGTCGCCGTGGAGGAGATGGACTGGATGACGGCGACGGAGGAACAGATCAGACAGATCGGGGGCGACGCCGTCATCGCTGCAG ATGTGGTGTATGACCCAGACGTTGTGGAGAGTCTAGTGAAGCTGCTGTCCAAGATCCTTAGGTGTTTGTCTCCTGAAGTCTTCATCTGTTCCACTATAAGAAACCAGGAGACGTACAGCGGCTTTAAGCAGCACCTCG AAAAAGCAGGAATCCGCCATCATGTGATCACAGGAGCCGTCAGCCATGTGTTTCCTTACAACCGAGTCTCTGCTATAGAAATTATTCAACTGTCACAACTGTAG